A section of the Lynx canadensis isolate LIC74 chromosome A1, mLynCan4.pri.v2, whole genome shotgun sequence genome encodes:
- the LOC115507532 gene encoding FXYD domain-containing ion transport regulator 4-like: MKRVTWGLLLTRAGLPALETNDLVDKDSPFSFDWERLELGGMIVGGLLCIAGILIALSRSCKCKYSKKHSPLPARAAPLITPDPASSC, translated from the coding sequence ATGAAGAGAGTGACCTGGGGCCTTCTCCTCACACGGGCAGGCCTGCCTGCCTTGGAAACCAATGACCTGGTGGATAAAGACAGTCCCTTCTCTTTTGACTGGGAAAGACTGGAGCTGGGTGGGATGATTGTTGGAGGGCTCCTGTGCATCGCTGGAATTTTGATAGCTCTAAGTAGAAGCTGCAAATGCAAGTACAGTAAGAAGCACAGCCCCTTACCTGCGAGAGCCGCTCCACTCATCACTCCAGACCCTGCCAGTAGCTGCTGA